From a region of the Salvelinus alpinus chromosome 2, SLU_Salpinus.1, whole genome shotgun sequence genome:
- the gaa2 gene encoding lysosomal alpha-glucosidase gives MVSYKRLSPEDVQFSNAAASEEAPVQEVAEVKDPEEIERSLLPRRPSCSATTALISLGSLLLLVCGLWLLVTIFWLQAPSNSVPHRAPPPRGSPGTGGGDGGRALPEPQACGVVPEAWRFDCYPERGVVVTRELCEARNCCFIPASSSSAPGRNGVPWCFYPPGFPSYSLVSVNATELGQTGTLVKTVKTYYPKDILTLQLELLYETDHRLRVRITDPSESRFEVPIAVPKATEKASSPAYSVELSNEPFGIIVKRTSTGAVLLNTTVAPLFYCDQFLQLSSSLSSQYIYGLGEHRSSFLHDIHWNTLTMWARDVPPTELTNLYGAHPFYLAMEEGGTGTAHGFFLLNSNAMDVALQPGPAITWRTIGGILDFYVFLGPDPASVIGQYLEVVGYPTMPVYWALGYHLCRWGYGSSNATWDVVKNMRNYGIPQDVQWNDIDYMDRSLDFTFDPAVFSTLPDMVKDLHSHGQRYVMMLDPGISSVQPEGEYWPYDEGLRRGVFINHTDGSTLIGKVWPGLTAFPDFSDHVTHEWWYDNLKRFHDKVPFDGLWIDMNEPSSFVDGSTVGCPDTKLENPPYTPGILGGLLRAKTLCASAVQKTSSHYNMHSLYGLLEAKASAWALKRMLGKRAFVISRSTFPSQGQYSGHWLGDNRSHWKDMYTSIAGMLTFNLLGVPLVGADVCGFSEQTEEELCVRWTQLGAFYPFTRNHNAIDQKPQDPPAFSPRARSAMKQSLLLRYSLFPLLYTLFHRAHTHGHTVARPLLFEFPKDVRTYGIDRQFLWGKSLMVTPVLDPGVDYVVGYFPQGLWYDYYTGDSIRSKGEELRLKAPLEHINLHLREGAVVPTQRPNTTLFVSTGQPLHLVSSLSEDGSAGGELFWDDGESIDTLETDQYAHIVFTVVKNTLTSEVLHDHVEASYITVETASFYGVKAEPTRVTVNSQDAAFTYRANQVLTVTDLGLNLSQNFTISWI, from the exons ATGGTGTCTTATAAGAGACTGAGTCCAGAGGATGTCCAATTCTCCAACGCTGCTGCTTCAGAGGAGGCTCCTGTACAGGAGGTGGCGGAG GTGAAGGACCCAGAGGAGATAGAGCGCTCCCTGCTGCCTCGGAGGCCCTCCTGTTCTGCCACCACGGCCCTCATCTCCCTGGGCTCCCTGCTGCTCCTGGTCTGTGGCCTCTGGCTTCTGGTGACCATCTTCTGGCTCCAAGCCCCCTCCAACAGCGTCCCCCACAGGGCCCCGCCGCCCAGGGGCTCCCCAGGGACGGGTGGGGGAGACGGGGGTCGAGCCCTACCAGAGCCCCAGGCTTGTGGAGTGGTCCCAGAGGCCTGGAGGTTTGACTGCTACCCAGAGAGAGGGGTGGTGGTGACCAGGGAGTTGTGTGAGGCGAGGAACTGTTGCTTCatccctgcctcctcctcctctgccccgGGGAGGAATGGTGTTCCCTGGTGTTTCTACCCTCCTGGGTTCCCCTCCTACTCCCTGGTGTCTGTTAACGCCACAGAGTTGGGTCAGACAGGAACTCTGGTGAAGACGGTGAAGACCTACTACCCTAAAGACATTCTGACCCTACAGCTGGAGCTCCTCTATGAGACAGACCACAGGCTCCGAGTCAGG ATCACCGACCCGTCTGAGTCACGGTTCGAGGTGCCAATCGCCGTGCCCAAGGCCACAGAGAAGGCCTCTAGTCCCGCCTACTCTGTGGAGCTGTCCAATGAGCCATTTGGCATCATCGTTAAGAGAACTTCCACAGGAGCTGTGCT cctcaaCACCACGGTAGCACCTCTGTTCTACTGTGACCAGTTCCTCCAGCTGTCCAGCAGTCTGTCCAGTCAGTACATCTATGGGCTGGGAGAACACCGCTCCTCCTTCCTACACGACATCCACTGGAACACTCTCACCATGTGGGCTAGAGACGTACCTCCCACG GAGCTGACTAACCTGTACGGGGCTCATCCCTTCTACCTGGccatggaggagggagggacggGGACGGCACATGGATTCTTCCTGCTCAACAGCAACGCTATGG ACGTGGCCCTCCAGCCGGGCCCTGCCATCACCTGGCGTACCATTGGTGGGATCCTGGACTTCTACGTCTTTCTCGGTCCCGATCCGGCCTCTGTGATTGGACAGTATTTGGAGGTCGTAG GTTACCCCACCATGCCAGTCTACTGGGCGCTGGGGTACCATCTCTGTCGCTGGGGTTACGGAAGTAGCAATGCCACCTGGGACGTCGTCAAGAACATGCGGAATTATGGAATACCTCAG gatgtGCAGTGGAATGATATAGACTACATGGACCGTTCTCTAGACTTCACCTTTGACCCCGCGGTCTTCTCGACCCTGCCTGACATGGTGAAAGACCTGCACAGCCACGGACAGCGCTATGTCATGATGCTG GACCCAGGTATCAGCAGTGTCCAGCCAGAAGGAGAGTACTGGCCGTATGACGAAGGTCTGAGGAGAGGAGTCTTCATCAACCACACAGATGGAAGCACACTCATCGGGAAG GTGTGGCCAGGTCTGACAGCGTTTCCTGATTTCTCTGATCATGTGACCCATGAGTGGTGGTACGACAATCTCAAGAGGTTCCACGACAAAGTTCCCTTCGACGGACTCTGGATC GACATGAACGAGCCATCTAGCTTCGTGGACGGGTCGACCGTTGGTTGTCCTGACACCAAGCTGGAGAACCCTCCGTACACacctg GTATATTAGGAGGGTTGTTGAGGGCTAAGACTCTGTGTGCCTCTGCTGTCCAGAAGACCTCGTCTCACTACAACATGCACAGCCTGTACGGACTTCTAGAAGCTAAGGCCTCGGCGTG ggCCCTGAAACGTATGTTGGGGAAGAGAGCGTTCGTGATCTCTCGCTCCACCTTCCCCAGTCAAGGCCAATACTCTGGACACTGGCTAGGAGACAACAGGAGTCACTGGAAAGACATGTACACCTCGatagcag gtATGTTAACCTTTAACCTCCTGGGTGTCCCCCTGGTGGGGGCTGATGTCTGTGGCTTCAGTGAACAGACTGAGGAGGAGCTGTGTGTACGCTGGACACAGCTAGGAGCCTTCTACCCTTTCACACGCAACCACAACGCTATCGACCAGAAG cctCAGGACCCTCCAGCGTTCAGCCCTCGAGCCCGTTCAGCCATGAAACAGTCTCTCCTGCTACGctactctctcttccctctgctctacACACTGTTccaccgcgcacacacacacggacacaccgTCGCTCGCCCTCTGCTGTTCGA GTTCCCCAAGGACGTGAGAACGTATGGGATAGACAGACAGTTCCTATGGGGGAAGAGTTTGATGGTGACACCCGTATTAGATCCAGGTGTGGACTATGTTGTGGGCTACTTCCCTCAGGGTCTCTGGTACGACTATTACACG gGTGATTCTATCCGTAGTAAAGGAGAAGAGTTGAGGCTCAAGGCTCCTCTAGAGCACATCAACCTTCACCTGAGAGAAGGAGCTGTCGTACCTACACAG CGTCCCAACACAACCCTGTTTGTGAGCACTGGTCAGCCGCTCCACCTCGTGTCCAGTCTGTCTGAAGACGGCTCGGCCGGAGGAGAGCTATTCTGGGACGACGGAGAGAGCATCGACACCTTGGAGACCGACCAGTACGCTCACATAGTGTTCACTGTGGTGAAG